In the genome of Blastocatellia bacterium, the window TCCGCCAGGTAGGACCCATCCTGGCCGGTAATGCCGGTGATCAACGCTCTTTTCATCGTCACTTCTCCTGTAGGCGGGGAAGTATACGGTATCTTCCTTCGACATTCCACGACAGGAAGAGGGTGAACCGTTAAGGTTCGCGCCGGTTCTGCTGAGCGGCAAAGCCCTGCCGTCGCCGGTGAGCGACATCATTATTGAAAAGCGGCATCTCGGCGCTCAGTACAAGAGAGCAGGGAAGTGGCCTCAAGGAAGTGAGCGCTCAGGGAGGTGATGTTGATGATGCGGCAACTCCCCGCGAACCGATGAAAAGAGCCGGACCGGGAGAGTTTCGCGCCGCATTTTCGAGGAAGTATCCTCAGCCCCGTTGTTTGACAGGCTGCCGGAGGACGTGTCATTCTCATCCTCCGTGTTATGAAACGGGAGACCGTGGCAACGGCTTTCCTGGTCGCCGTCATTCTCGGCGTCCTTTACCTGTGCTTCCTGATGGTGAGTCCTTTTCTTTCGGTTCTGGCCTGGGCGATTGTTCTGGCCATTGTGTTTTATCCGTTGCACCGTCGGATGCTCAGATTCATTCGCCGTCCCGGCATCGGAGCCCTGGTGTCGTGTCTTGTGGTCAGCGGGATCGTCATCGCTCCGACGGTCCTCATGGTAATGGCGCTCGTCGGTGAACTCGCGGATGCGTATCAGCTCATCGAGAAAAGGGTTCTCAGCGGAGTCTGGCGCTTTTCGCTCGAGCCGGGACAGAGTACGTTCCTCAGCCGCTCGATTGGTTGGCTCAATCGCTACGTGGATCTGTCGGAGGTCAATCTGCCCTCGCTCATTCTCACCAACCTGCAGCGGCTTTCGACGCTGCTTGTGAATAAATCCACGCAGATCATTCAGCAGTTCTCGACGTTTGTCTTCAAGGGAGCCCTCGTCCTTTTCACGTTGTACTTTCTCTTCCGGGATGCCGACGCCTTGCTCTCGAAGATCAAAGAGCTTATTCCGCTTCCTCCGTCGGAGACCGATCAGGTCCTCCATCGCATGAGGGAGACGATCAATGCGACGATCTATGGCGGGGTGGCTGTTGCACTGGCTCAAGGTTTTCTCGGAGGGATCGCTTTCGGATTCCTGGGACTCCCCTCGCCGGTGATCTGGGGTGTGGTAATGTTTTTCTTTTCGTTCCTGCCGGTGGTTGGGGCCTCAATAATCTGGGTTCCGGCGGTGATCGTGTTGCTGGCTCAGGGGCATGTGGGAAAGGGTCTCTTTTTGCTCGTTTGGGGAGTGGCCGTCATCAGCATGGCGGATAATCTCATCCGGCCTCTGGTGATCAAGAGTCGCATCCGGTTACACACGCTGCTCATTTTCTTCAGCATTCTCGGCGGCGTGCAGGTTTTTGGCGTCATCGGGTTGATCATGGGACCGGTGGTGTTGAGCGTCGCCCTGGCGCTGGTCGAGATCTTTCGGAGAAAGATAACCCCCTCGGCCGAGGGGGTCTCTCCCCACGAGGAAGTCGCTTCGCCGCCGGGTCCGGCCGTAGCTGGAGGACAGGGCGAAAACCCGCCGCCGTCACAGTGAGCGAAGCAGAAGCGCCCGTTTGACCTCGGCGATCGCGCGGGTGACGTCAATGCCTCGCGGACAGGCTTCGACGCAGTTGAAGATGGTGCGGCAGCGCCAGACGCCCGTTTTCTCCGTCAGGATATCCAGCCGCTGGAGCCCGCCCCGATCCCGACTGTCGAAGATGAAGCGATGAGCATTGACGATGGCCGCTGGGCCGATGTACTCGCTGTTGGCCCAAAACGACGGGCAGGACGTCGTACAGGCGGCGCAGAGAATACACTTGGTCGTATCGTCGAACCGCGCGCGCTCCTCCGGTGATTGGAGACGCTCTTTCTCCGGCGCGGGCTCGTCGTTGATGAGGTAGGGTTTGATCGCTCGATATTTGGCGAAGAACGCCTCCATATCAACGACCAGGTCTTTGATGACGCGGAATCCCCGGAGCGGTTCAACCGTGATGTGCTGGCCGAGATCCTTCACCAGCACCTTGCAGGCCAGCCGATTCCGCCCGTTGATGATCATCGCATCCGATCCGCAGATGCCGTGCGCGCACGACCGACGGAACGTCAGCGTCCCATCCTGATACCACTTGATGTATTCCAGTGCATCCAGGACGCGATCCACCGGCTCGACCTCAACCTCATACTCGGCCCAGTAGGGCGCTGCATCCTTCTCCGGCTGAAATCGTTTGACTCGGACATGCACTTTCATAAATCCCTCTCCTTCGCCTCCTGAGCAGCCGATCAGTACTTACGTTCCACCGGTTGGAATCGGGTGATCACGACCGGCTTGTATCTCAGTTCGAATTCCCGATCCGTGCGAAAGGCGAGCGTGTGTTTCAACCAGTTGGCGTCGTCCCGGCGAGGGAAATCTTCCCGCCAGTGGGCTCCCCGACTTTCTTGCCGGGCCAGGGCGCTCACGGTGGTCACTTCGGCCAGATCGAGGAGATAGCCCAGCTCAAGAGCCTCTTGCAGATCGGTGTTGAAGACCTTGCCCCGATCCTGGAGCCGAATCCGCTGATAGCGATCGCGCAGTTCTTTGAGCTGGACGAGCATGGCTTCGAGGGTCTCGCGGGTGCGGAAGACCGAGACCTTCTCCATCATTTCCGCCTGAAGCGTGGCGCGAATTCGGGCGACCGATTCCGATCCGTTGGCGGTGAGCAGCCGCGAGATCTCCTCTCGCGCGCGTTCTTCCGGTGACGGCGGCAAGGGCGGCCTCTCCGCCTGTCGGAGGTACTCGATCATGTCCCGGCCCGCGAGCTTGCCAAAAACGAGAATATCCACCAACGAATTCGTCCCCAGCCGATTGGCCCCATGCACCGATACGCATGCGCATTCCCCCGCCGCATAGAGACCTAAAACCGGCGTGTTGTTCTCATCGCGGATGACGCGCCCCCGCACATCGGTGGGAATACCGCCCATAGCGTAGTGAGCCGTCGGCTGCACCGGAATCGGTTCCCGCACCGGATCAATCCCCAGATAGGTCCTGACGAAATCCGAAATGTCGGGGAGCTTCTCCTCGATGACCTTCGCTCCCAGGTGGGTGAGATCGAGCAGCAGGTAATCTTTCCCATCAATTCCTCGACCTTCCCGAATTTCCTGATACATGCAACGGGAGATGATGTCGCGGGGAGCCAGGTCGAGCAGCGTCGGCGCATATCGCTCCATGAATCGTTCGCCCATCCGATTGCGCAGGATGCCCCCTTCGCCTCGCGCTCCTTCGGTGATGAGAATGCCCAGCTTGTAAATTCCCGTCGGGTGAAACTGGAAAAACTCCATGTCCTCCAGGGGAATGCCCCGACGAAAAGCGATGGCCACACCATCGCCGGTGAGCGCGCGGGCATTACTGGTGATCTTGTACATGCGCCCGAATCCACCTGTGGCCAGCAGCACCGCCGTGCTGTGAAAGACATGAATCTCTCCATCGGCCAGCGACAGCGCCACCGCTCCTCGACACACGTTGTCTTCCAGCAGGATGTCGAGCAGATGGAACTCGTTGAAGAACTGAACATTGTGTTTGACGCACTGCTGATAGAGCGTCTGCAAGATCATGTGGCCCGTTCGATCCGCAGCGTAACAGGAACGACGCACGGGCGCTTCGCCGAAATTCCGGGTGTGGCCTCCGAATCGGCGCTGAGCGATACGCCCGTCGGGCGTGCGATCGAAGGGCAATCCCCAATGTTCCAGTTCGTAGACGCAGGTGATGGCTTCCCGGCACATGATCTCGACGGCATCCTGATCGGCCAGATAGTCGCTCCCTTTGACCGTATCGAACATGTGCCACTCGGGGTGATCCTCTTCGAGGTTGCCCAATGCTGCGCCGATGCCCCCTTGAGCCGTCCCCGTGTGGGAACGAATCGGATAGAGCTTGCTGATGACGGCGACGGAGCGTCCCGCTTGTGAGACCTCCAGCGCCGCTCGCAGGCCGGCTCCTCCGGCTCCAACAATGACGGCATCATATCGGTGAGTTACAGCCATAGTTCTTTGTCCTCCCCCTCTACGACCGAGTGCTGGCCCTCGGCCAGCTTTTTATTTCCCGACGCTCCCACGGAGCGCAATGGTATTCGCTGGCCCGAATCACTGCCGATCCGTGCCCGCTTGTCCTCTCAACCTCTCAGGCGGAAGGAGGCTTCTCCTCGCTCACGGCCAACGGAGATCGCGAACGGTTCTTTTTCTCTCTCGTGCTCTCTCCCACCTTCAGGCGCTAGCCCTGGGGTTGAAACGTCAGAATAACCAGCGATCCCAGGACGAGAAAGATGAAGCCCACCACATAGAGGCAGGAGAGGGAAATCAGCCGCCAGTTCTTCGCTTGAACGTAATCGTCAATGACCGTTCGGAGTCCGTTCAATCCATGAAGCAGGGCCAGCCAGAGCATGACCAGATCGTAGGTTCGCCAGAACGGAGTCGCGTAGCGGGTCGCAACGAACTGATAATCAATGTTGTCAACACTGTTGAGGATGTGCATGATGACAAGATGTCCGAGGGCCAGTCCGATGAGGACAATCCCGGACACTCGCATGAAAAACCAGGCGTACAGCTCAAATCCTCCCGCCGGACGCTCTCGACCGAGATAATTCATGAGTGCACCTCCTCGCTAGCGCCCCAGGACGACCGGGCTCAGCATCAACAGCGACGCGGGTATCCAGAGAATCAAAAAGATGACAATTTCGACCCAGAACATCTGTCGCTGAAAGCGTGTGCCCAGAGGCCAGAAATCAACCACAATAATGCGAATGCCATTGAGCGCGTGATAAACCACAGCCCCTACCAGCAGAACTTCACCCACGCGAAAGACCGGGTGGCGATAAAGGGCCATGGCCGCGTTGTAGACGTCAGGTCCCCATCCGATCAAGGCCGTATCTACGATGTGAGCAAAAAGGAAGAGAAGAACCGCTAGCCCGGAGATCCGATGGAAGATCCACGACCACATCCCCTCATGCCCTTTGTACATACTGCGCTCTCCTCAGAATGATCAAGAGGCTAATTGTCCGGCTTCACTCCTGTGAAGTCAAGCGGCTCCCGATGCCGACTTTTTCTGCCGGTGCGAGTGGAGAAATGCAATCGAGCCGGATTCGGGAAGATCCCGAGATGAACGGAGGGTCAGGCGCCCTCACATCCCGGAAGGCAATCAGGCGACAACAAACAGCCGAAGGACCGTCCGAACGCAATCCCGGGAAAGAGCATCCCTGCACACTCTCTCGAGATAAGGTGGCACACACCGCTGGAGGAAGATCATGTCACCCTCACCCTGAATGTGATATGGAAGCCTGCTTTTTCATGGACATCGGGTGAGTGGGAGGATCTCACGGTTTTCGCTCCCGTCGTGCGACATAAGTCAGCGGCCCTGAGCGAGCACTTCACCGTAAAGAGCCTCGATGCGGGCGATGACCGATTCTCGTTCAAAATGCAGCCGAACGATTTCCCGACCGGTTTGTCCATAACGGGCTCGCCGTTCGGCATCGGCCATGAGTTCAAGGATTGCCGCAGCCAGGCCAGGAATGTCGCCGACAGCAACGAGGCGTCCGGCTTCGCCCCGGCTCAGAATCTCCGCCGGACCACCGGTCCGATAGGCGATAGTCGCAATCCCGGCAGCCATCGCTTGAAGGAGCACAAGCGAAAAAGCTTCCGCGTGCGAGGGCACGACCACCAGATCCGTCACCGCCCATACATCTCGAAGGTCGGGCTGATAGCCGAGAAACCGCACGCGGTCTTCGAGTCCAAGACGCCGGACCAGCTCACGCAATTTCTTCTCATAGCGATTGTCCGGATGAGGATCATCGCCCACCAGGAGAAATTCACCGTCCTCCGAATGGCCGGCCACGATCTCGGCAGCCCGAATCACATCCTCCTGTCCTTTAGCGGGAGATAACTGACCAATCGTGGCGATGACCAAACCGCGCCGAAGACCCAGTCGCGCACGAGCCGCTGCCCGGTCCGGTAGCACCGCGAAGTCTTCCAGGCGCACCCAGTTGGGAATCGTCACAACCTGTCCGGGATCGAGACCTGCTCCTGTGATGAGTCCCCACCGCACCGATTCCGAAACGGCGATCACACGGGCGACGCGCCCCCAGGCGCGGCGATAGAAAAAATTCCTCCTGAGCGGCAGATAGTGATGCCGGGTGAGAACCACTCTGACACAACCCGCCAGCGAGGCCGCCAGAATGCTCGGAAGATAATCGCGCCCCAGATGCGCATGAAGGATTTCGATCCGGTGCTCTCGAATGAGACGAGCCAGACGAGTTGCCGAAAGCACATCGAGGGAGTTCCTCAACGGAACGTGATGAATGGCGACGCGCGACGATGCCGCCTTTTCCTCCAGAGGACTCTGCGGCCGCACGGCCAGATGCACCTCGTGGCCCCGTTCGTCCAGAGCCCGGACCAGATCGGCAAGATGAGCTTCCCCGCCGCCGAACGTCATGGCCGATGACACTTGAAGAATCCTCATCTTCCATCCCCCGACACCGACCCCTTCCTATCTCCGCCGAAAATCCCTGGGAGCGCAGGCAGCGTGCCTGCCAAACGAGCACGCTGGAAGCGTGCGCTTCCAGATCTTCATCGTGCGGGCGCAAGCACATGGGTGATTCCCTTGAAAATCATCTCCCAACGGATGAAAGGTTCCAACGGATCACACATCGGTTGGCCCTTTTCATCCGCTGGCAAACGCATTTTCTTCGTGGCGCGCGATAGCACATGGGCGATCCCTGAAAAATGATCCCTCGATCGCCCAGACAACACGCCCCTTCTCGGCCAGACCAAGAAGTAACAGCCGTTTCCTCAATCGTCAATCCATCGAGGAATCGCATTCGACAATCTGACTTTGCCCCGGATCAATGGCTGCCAGACTCACAAACGCCTCACCTACAGCGGTCAGTTCCGCTGTTGATTGTGACGACACCGTTGGTGCTTTCTCCAGAAAGACCTGTTGCCGTTGGCCCCCCATCGGGCTGGCTCCACACGATGAGCCATTGGGTCACTTCCCCTGGCGATGGCCTCATCGTTCTCATCCCTTCATTAACCGCGGGAAAAAGATCG includes:
- a CDS encoding AI-2E family transporter, giving the protein MKRETVATAFLVAVILGVLYLCFLMVSPFLSVLAWAIVLAIVFYPLHRRMLRFIRRPGIGALVSCLVVSGIVIAPTVLMVMALVGELADAYQLIEKRVLSGVWRFSLEPGQSTFLSRSIGWLNRYVDLSEVNLPSLILTNLQRLSTLLVNKSTQIIQQFSTFVFKGALVLFTLYFLFRDADALLSKIKELIPLPPSETDQVLHRMRETINATIYGGVAVALAQGFLGGIAFGFLGLPSPVIWGVVMFFFSFLPVVGASIIWVPAVIVLLAQGHVGKGLFLLVWGVAVISMADNLIRPLVIKSRIRLHTLLIFFSILGGVQVFGVIGLIMGPVVLSVALALVEIFRRKITPSAEGVSPHEEVASPPGPAVAGGQGENPPPSQ
- a CDS encoding succinate dehydrogenase iron-sulfur subunit, which codes for MKVHVRVKRFQPEKDAAPYWAEYEVEVEPVDRVLDALEYIKWYQDGTLTFRRSCAHGICGSDAMIINGRNRLACKVLVKDLGQHITVEPLRGFRVIKDLVVDMEAFFAKYRAIKPYLINDEPAPEKERLQSPEERARFDDTTKCILCAACTTSCPSFWANSEYIGPAAIVNAHRFIFDSRDRGGLQRLDILTEKTGVWRCRTIFNCVEACPRGIDVTRAIAEVKRALLLRSL
- the sdhA gene encoding succinate dehydrogenase flavoprotein subunit yields the protein MAVTHRYDAVIVGAGGAGLRAALEVSQAGRSVAVISKLYPIRSHTGTAQGGIGAALGNLEEDHPEWHMFDTVKGSDYLADQDAVEIMCREAITCVYELEHWGLPFDRTPDGRIAQRRFGGHTRNFGEAPVRRSCYAADRTGHMILQTLYQQCVKHNVQFFNEFHLLDILLEDNVCRGAVALSLADGEIHVFHSTAVLLATGGFGRMYKITSNARALTGDGVAIAFRRGIPLEDMEFFQFHPTGIYKLGILITEGARGEGGILRNRMGERFMERYAPTLLDLAPRDIISRCMYQEIREGRGIDGKDYLLLDLTHLGAKVIEEKLPDISDFVRTYLGIDPVREPIPVQPTAHYAMGGIPTDVRGRVIRDENNTPVLGLYAAGECACVSVHGANRLGTNSLVDILVFGKLAGRDMIEYLRQAERPPLPPSPEERAREEISRLLTANGSESVARIRATLQAEMMEKVSVFRTRETLEAMLVQLKELRDRYQRIRLQDRGKVFNTDLQEALELGYLLDLAEVTTVSALARQESRGAHWREDFPRRDDANWLKHTLAFRTDREFELRYKPVVITRFQPVERKY
- the sdhD gene encoding succinate dehydrogenase, hydrophobic membrane anchor protein, encoding MNYLGRERPAGGFELYAWFFMRVSGIVLIGLALGHLVIMHILNSVDNIDYQFVATRYATPFWRTYDLVMLWLALLHGLNGLRTVIDDYVQAKNWRLISLSCLYVVGFIFLVLGSLVILTFQPQG
- the sdhC gene encoding succinate dehydrogenase, cytochrome b556 subunit: MYKGHEGMWSWIFHRISGLAVLLFLFAHIVDTALIGWGPDVYNAAMALYRHPVFRVGEVLLVGAVVYHALNGIRIIVVDFWPLGTRFQRQMFWVEIVIFLILWIPASLLMLSPVVLGR
- a CDS encoding glycosyltransferase; translation: MRILQVSSAMTFGGGEAHLADLVRALDERGHEVHLAVRPQSPLEEKAASSRVAIHHVPLRNSLDVLSATRLARLIREHRIEILHAHLGRDYLPSILAASLAGCVRVVLTRHHYLPLRRNFFYRRAWGRVARVIAVSESVRWGLITGAGLDPGQVVTIPNWVRLEDFAVLPDRAAARARLGLRRGLVIATIGQLSPAKGQEDVIRAAEIVAGHSEDGEFLLVGDDPHPDNRYEKKLRELVRRLGLEDRVRFLGYQPDLRDVWAVTDLVVVPSHAEAFSLVLLQAMAAGIATIAYRTGGPAEILSRGEAGRLVAVGDIPGLAAAILELMADAERRARYGQTGREIVRLHFERESVIARIEALYGEVLAQGR